GACTTCTGGGGAGTATCacgccttttccttttttttttttaccacacACATTCATGTgatgaacgaaaaaaacacaacgGTATGCAAGGCGGTGGGCACAACTCGATTGTCTCTCCTTTAGTTGTTCACTTAGCTACTTGGAGCCGGGGCTATCCCCACTAGCGGTTGATTAGCGGTTGATGAGCGGTTGATGCGCGACTGGTGAGCGATTGATTATCGATTGGGATTGGAATTTACAGTTCCGCTGATGGTTCCGATCGCCCCTTCACTTCTTCTCTCACCGCGGACCCCCTACATGTTCGTATTTTCGTCGTAATCCGAGCTCTTGGATGTGGGCTTCTTATCAtggtatatttttctaatgATCTCAAAGTCTACTTCCCTGGGTACTTCAATCGGCTTAAAGGTGtcaatgaaaaaattcagcaCGTGGTAGTTGCTACCTGCATAAGTCACGATGGTGGGTAGTACGAACAGTCCCAAAACGTAAAATATTTGGGCTCTCCTGTCTTTTATGTTCTTCCCACTAGGCTTGTGGTACCCGCTGTAGAAAAAACCCATtcttctgaaaaaaaaaaaaagggatcaaAATGGGTGGCGGTGCAAGGTATTCAGAGGGCATCTCTTTGGCGCTATACTCCTTCCGCAATGTGCCCTTTCTGTGCTGCGTCAAAACGGAATAACAAGCGCATCATGCGTACGGTCGTACATTCAAACAGTCGTACATTCGAACAGCCGTACATTCGAACAGTCGTACATTCGAACAGCCGTACATTCGAACAGTCGTACATTcgtatgttcatattttcacaCACGCATAGGCATAACTTCGTGGGCATTTTTTAAGCCCTTAAATCAGCCCccacttttttgcaaatatgcCAAGTTGCGACTTCTCCTGCGCGCCCATTCAGTCGTATTCACACAGCTCGAGGTGTTTACACAAGTACTGGCATCCGTACACATGAGCATACGGAAGTAACTTACTCAGGTGAATAAAACTCGAAAAATAGATGTGCCTCTCTTGGTGGATCTTTATCTCTTGTTCGCTTCCCCAgttgttccttttgcttGAAAGTACATATGGCccttccttctctttttttttttttttttttccaaattgtgaGTACCCTCCTATTTGCAATCACCTCTTGGGAATTCACCtaaataaattcatcaaCAAAAGAATGACACAGAAAGAAAATTGCGAAGGGGCTTTCCGAAAGAATTGTGACGCTCAGCGGAACAGAATTTTTGAATTTCGCGGAAATTAGATATTCCTTGCTAGCGcggcggcaaaaaaaaaaaaaaaaagaaaaacagaaaaaaaaatatgcaacatAAGGGCAAACATAAATGTAAGCGTTTAAACGAACAGGCGAACGCGACCACACAGGTGTACTGTCCACACGCAAGTGTCACaacgaaattgaaaaaaaaaacaaaatggaagacgAGACGGAGAACGACCTGGTTGGGCTTGTTTTGGCAGAGCTTGAAATGTCCAAGGAATATATTAGGGGCAAATTTAAAGGTGctgaaaaggggggcaaatTTAAAGATGCTGGAAAGGGGGGCAAAGGAGAAACAGGAGGGAGGGACCAAACGGGGGGAGAGCCCAGGGAGGTTTACAAAAACTACGACAAGATACTATCCTGCATTGAGGACAAAATTgcgttttataaaaatttgagcGAAgtggaaaacgaaaaaaggggacaccctgaaaagggggaaaatcgCTTGACTGGGGAAAATCGCCTGGCGGGGGAAAATCGCCTGGCGGGGGAAAATCGCTTGACTGGGGAAGATCGCCTGACTGGGGAAAATCGCCCGACTGAGCAGCGCTACCGAAGGACAGCAAGAGGAAGGGACAACTTTTTCGaagaatacgaaaaaaacaaatccaGTCtgcagaaaatgaagaagaaaaccaTTGCAGGGTACACCGCAGAAGGCAATGCGATAATTATAAACAATgataaattttgcaaaatgtttattaattataatttggCTAGTGATCGGAAGAATGGGGTGACAGGTGCACGATCGGATGGGACCCTCCAGGCAGGGGACGACTTAAGCGAACTCTCCTGCTCAAGCTCGAGCGTCGTTTCGCTACACAGTTttgtaaaaagtgaaaaggcTAAACGGATAAGAAGCAACAGGGAAGCGTACGTAAGGCATAAATATCATGATCATGCATTTATTAACCACAAATTGTATCCCTGCAGTGACTGCTCGTCCAGCTCGTTCAGCTGGTACAGTGACGACTACGACGATCTGTTCTACTACTCCAATTTGTTGAAGGAGGACAAACGGTTGAGAAAGCGCTCcgtgggggaagcggcaggGGAGGAGCataagaaggagaagaagaaggagaagaagaagcagaataAGGATACTCAACAGTGTAACCAAAAGAAggacgaagaaaaacacaacaAGCAGCTCGAACGTGATGCAGCAAACGAATCCCCCTTCTACAACTACATCTACTTCAAGTTTGCTGAAAAggacaaaaggaaaacataccCCGTTTTTGTAAACAccataaatggaaaaaaaaaaatctataatttaaaaaaaatctgtaaacttacacataaaaagaattacAGCCCTCCTGATGCAAATAAGTATGAATTAGATGACACACTATttagttataaaaattttaagttaCTTCCATCCGTTAAGGATGAatcgaaaaagaaaggaagtcAGCTCGTGGAAATGCACAACAAAGACGTGTTGAAGAGAAAGCACTTCGATTCCGATGAGATAAACTAGTAAGTgtgtcataaaaaaaaaaaaaaaaagaagccacATGAAAACGAGTCGCAAATAAATGCTACCCTCTCCTGCATATGTAAAGTTtgggaacgaaaaaaaaatgtaacttcCCCGATGAACAATGCTCGTGGAAGGACTTCTCATCAAAATTCATGGCAACCCCGAGGGAagccaatatttttataccctCTCGTACCTTCTCAATTTCTCAGCGCAATAGACAAAATTATACATCAGTTGGGAAAAATCGGCAGCTccgaaaaagaagaaaaaagaaaattcaacCACTCTGACCACTTCAACAACATTCTTAACAAAAATAGGGAGTTTCTAAAACGGGAAAAGTAACACAATGAGAGATAGCACAcagttttcttt
This genomic stretch from Plasmodium cynomolgi strain B DNA, chromosome 14, whole genome shotgun sequence harbors:
- a CDS encoding hypothetical protein (putative), with amino-acid sequence MEDETENDLVGLVLAELEMSKEYIRGKFKGAEKGGKFKDAGKGGKGETGGRDQTGGEPREVYKNYDKILSCIEDKIAFYKNLSEVENEKRGHPEKGENRLTGENRLAGENRLAGENRLTGEDRLTGENRPTEQRYRRTARGRDNFFEEYEKNKSSLQKMKKKTIAGYTAEGNAIIINNDKFCKMFINYNLASDRKNGVTGARSDGTLQAGDDLSELSCSSSSVVSLHSFVKSEKAKRIRSNREAYVRHKYHDHAFINHKLYPCSDCSSSSFSWYSDDYDDLFYYSNLLKEDKRLRKRSVGEAAGEEHKKEKKKEKKKQNKDTQQCNQKKDEEKHNKQLERDAANESPFYNYIYFKFAEKDKRKTYPVFVNTINGKKKIYNLKKICKLTHKKNYSPPDANKYELDDTLFSYKNFKLLPSVKDESKKKGSQLVEMHNKDVLKRKHFDSDEINYAIDKIIHQLGKIGSSEKEEKRKFNHSDHFNNILNKNREFLKRENNFTFQKLCETEKIRLKVKIIGTDGKVIKNKSLDNVLINKNKTFGDLATHLGHSFKLPEDKIENIKMYFDGDLCDKGLTFDNEELGLEDGFQIDVKFPPSDDNANKEDEANLSDDNYVLYLPDSYVID
- a CDS encoding hypothetical protein (putative), whose product is MGFFYSGYHKPSGKNIKDRRAQIFYVLGLFVLPTIVTYAGSNYHVLNFFIDTFKPIEVPREVDFEIIRKIYHDKKPTSKSSDYDENTNM